A segment of the bacterium genome:
CACCGGTTTAATGCTCCTGTTTTCAAAAAAAGACCCAAAAAAGGGCTTTCCGAAAAACTTACAGCAGCGTGTCAAGATGTTTTCCGACACGCTGCTAGAGCCCTACACAAGGTTATCCGCCTTTCTCCGTGACCTCCGTGGTGAATGCTTTCCCGGGCTTTATGGTGACACTTCTCAGGTACGTGTTATTGTGATGAACTGAAATTTGGAATTGGAGAGTATCATGGAAAAATTTGACGTTTTGATCCTGATGGGCTCTGCCTCAGACGAAGAGGTCATGGAACAGGCGGCCAGGGTCCTCGAAGAGTTCGAAGTCCCCTTCCGGGCGGCGGTGGCTTCAGCCCACCGGTCACCGGACCGTGTGCACCGCCTGGTCGCCGAGGCTGAGAAGGACGGCTGCAAGGTTTTCATCGCCGGTGCGGGGTGGGCAGCCCACCTTGCCGGAGTCGTCGCTTCTCTCACGGTCAAACCGGTGATCGGCGTGCCCATCCCCTCCTCCCCCCTGCAGGGGCTCGACTCCCTTCTCTCCACAGTCCAGATGCCCGGGGGTATTCCGGTGGCCACCGTGGCCCTGGGCAAGAGCGGTGCCCGGAACGCGGCCCTCCTGGCCATATCGATCCTGGCCCTGGAAAATGAAAAGCTCTCGGAACAGCTGAATGCCTACAGAAAAGAGATGGCCGACGCGTTTGAAGAGTGACCGGCACGCAGGGACACGGAGACGCGGGGAACTTCTCCAACTCCGTTCCGGGAATCACCGCCAAGGGCGGTAAGAAAACCGTTTATAAGCCTTTCTCGGTGTCCTCTGTGACTCCGTGGTAAAATCAGCGATTGACACCGGTCGGTCGGGGACAAGACAACTGTGAAACTCCAGGAAGCCCTAGAGAGCCAGTTCCGCCAGGCCATAAGGATCCTCGGCGAGGGCGGGCTGGTCATCGCCCCCACCGAGACCTTCTACGGGATCATCGGTGACGCCTGGTCGGAAAAGGCGGTCAAAAGGCTCGTCCATCTCAAGGGCCGGGATTACGGAAAACCGATCCCCCTCATCGCGGGCAGCACCGGGGTCGTCCTGAGCGTGGCTACCGATATCCCGCCCGTGTTCAAAAACCTGGCGGAAGAGTTCTGGCCCGGCCCCCTGACTGTGGTCCTCAAAGCCGCCAGGGGGTTTCCCAGGGGCATCACCGCGGGCACCGACAGCATCGGGATCCGGGTTCCCGCCCAGTCCCCGGCCCTCGACCTGGCCAGGTTCTACCGGGGCCCCCTGACCGCCACCAGCGCCAACTTCGCCAACCAGCCGCCCCCCAGGAGCATCAAGGAGCTGGACGGCGAACTGGCTGAAAGTGTGGACCTCGTCATCGACGGGGGGTGGACGCCCGGTGTCCAGCCTTCCACCGTCCTGAATTTGGTCCCGGATCGACCTGTTATATTGAGGATGGGGGTCCTGGGGAGGCAGGTGGAAGCACTTCTTGCTGAGCTGTCGTGGAGGCTGGATGATGATTGAGAGAGGTTCACGGTTCATCAGCCTTTACGTAAAACTACGGCTGACAGGCGTGGTCCCTGTAAAAACGGCAAGAGCTTATTTACCACAGAGGGAAGAGCAGACGCGGGGACACGGGGACACGGAGTCCAACATGATCCGCCTGCCACGGCGTAGTCTGAAAGACGAAGACGGGTCATCCCGGGCCGATCAATAGTCTCTTCCTTATTCTTCCTCCCCCTCCCAATAGCCCATTTCCTTACTCTCCCTCTCCCCCTCATGTAGGCTCCCTTCCTTATCCTTCCTCCCCCTACCAATAGCCCCTTTCCTTATTCTCCCTCTCCCCGCCGAGGGAGAGGGCCGGGGTGAGGGGGAAAGTTTTTCCTGAGGGGGGAGGATCGAGGTGGGGGTGAGAGTGATTTTTGAGTCACGCCAGCGGCGTGATCCCCTTGGTCCCCTCCCCTCAGCCGCCTTCGCATAGAGCTTCGTCGGGCCAGGAGGGAGGGGAAAATTAAGGAGGTTGGTCGCTGAAAGGAGGTGGGGGTGATAGTGTCCGGATCCGGAATCCAGGAAACACCGGTTCCTGTAAAGATGGCCCTGTTGGCCCACTCTCGGGGGCTTGATATTCTGAATCTCCAGTAACTGCCGTAATAGGAGAAAAAACAAACCCCGCATCAAAAAACGCGGGGTTTGTCAGTGATCTGAGGGGGCTCCTTTCGGAGGCCCGCTATTGCATGCTGTAAACTTATTTTTCTAGAATCGGAACGTCACATCCATGGCAATAAGTGAAATGGAGTTTTTGTACTTTCCATCGAAGAGAGTCGGGAGAGCGGACGGTTCGTTGGAATCCACAGTCCGGTCTTTCTTTGAGAGCGCCATGTAAGCCAGGTTCACCGCGTAACTGCCTGCGTCGTAACCGCCGCCCAAGGTGATGCCGGTGGCATCCGCGCCGGGCAGTCTGGGATCAAAGGTCTCTTCCACCACCGGGGTCGGCTCGGTGAGGTAACCGGCCCGTACCGTCCACTTTTCGTCGATCTTGTACTGTCCTCCGAACCTGATGGCCAGAACGTCCTCGTAATCCTTGTTGATGGTCCGGATGGTGGTGCCGCCATCCTTGAAGACCAGCTTGTCGTAATCTGACCACTGGGTCTGGTCCAGGTCGAAGTTGAGAGACAGCTGCTCGTTGACCATGTACTGCACACCAATGGCCATGGTGTCCGGGATGTTTAGATCAACGGAGGCATTGCCGGTGTATGGGGCGCCACCGCTATCCGGGAACATGACGGCCTTGCCCGAAAGTTCCGCTGTCACACCACTGTGCCAGGCGAAACCGATCCTCAAGGCATCGGCGGGCTGATACAGGCCGCTGAGCACATAACCCAGGCCGTGACCGTCACCTTTCATGGAATAGTCCCACCCTGTGCCGGCACCGTCCGAAGAACCACCCTTGTACACGACCTTCTGGACATCGTAATATTCCGGGCCGAAACCGACCGAGAACTGGTCGTTGACCCTGTAAGCGGCCACCGGAGCGATCTTGGCGATCTCCAAGGTCGTCTCGGTGACGACATCAACCGGATTGAGTGGAGTCACAGTCGTCCTGAAAAAGTCGTTAAAAGGCGCATTTTCGTTCCACTCCGTCCCCAGGCCAAATGGAGCGTTTATGCCAAAACCAATAAACCAGTCGCTCTCCTTGACCTGGTTGGCGTAAAAGAAATAGGGCGGATAGAAAGTCTGTTTTTCCGC
Coding sequences within it:
- a CDS encoding L-threonylcarbamoyladenylate synthase, producing the protein MKLQEALESQFRQAIRILGEGGLVIAPTETFYGIIGDAWSEKAVKRLVHLKGRDYGKPIPLIAGSTGVVLSVATDIPPVFKNLAEEFWPGPLTVVLKAARGFPRGITAGTDSIGIRVPAQSPALDLARFYRGPLTATSANFANQPPPRSIKELDGELAESVDLVIDGGWTPGVQPSTVLNLVPDRPVILRMGVLGRQVEALLAELSWRLDDD
- a CDS encoding outer membrane protein transport protein, producing the protein MKRSLVVLLVTAAALALAVVPAMAGAFRIPESGAAAMGQGNAFVGQADDPSAVHHNPAAITGLEGIQIMTGLTIITPESEFEGVSAEKQTFYPPYFFYANQVKESDWFIGFGINAPFGLGTEWNENAPFNDFFRTTVTPLNPVDVVTETTLEIAKIAPVAAYRVNDQFSVGFGPEYYDVQKVVYKGGSSDGAGTGWDYSMKGDGHGLGYVLSGLYQPADALRIGFAWHSGVTAELSGKAVMFPDSGGAPYTGNASVDLNIPDTMAIGVQYMVNEQLSLNFDLDQTQWSDYDKLVFKDGGTTIRTINKDYEDVLAIRFGGQYKIDEKWTVRAGYLTEPTPVVEETFDPRLPGADATGITLGGGYDAGSYAVNLAYMALSKKDRTVDSNEPSALPTLFDGKYKNSISLIAMDVTFRF
- the purE gene encoding 5-(carboxyamino)imidazole ribonucleotide mutase produces the protein MEKFDVLILMGSASDEEVMEQAARVLEEFEVPFRAAVASAHRSPDRVHRLVAEAEKDGCKVFIAGAGWAAHLAGVVASLTVKPVIGVPIPSSPLQGLDSLLSTVQMPGGIPVATVALGKSGARNAALLAISILALENEKLSEQLNAYRKEMADAFEE